The nucleotide sequence AGAGCTTCTTCACAGAGGTCATGACCTTGGCCGACAAGCGCCAGTTGCTGTCCAAAGAGCACTTCTCGGTGGACGGCACGCTGATCCAGGCGTGGGCCAGCCACAAGAGCTTCGTGCCCAGGGACGGCGGCAGCGACGACGCCAACGACGGTGGCCCGAGCGGGCGCAACACCCAAGCCAACTGGAAGGGCAAGCCGCGCAGCAACGACACCCATGCCAGCACCACCGACCCCGACGCCCGGCTGTTCAGAAAGAGTCACCACGGCGCCACGACCATGAGCTACCAGGGCCATGTGCTGATGGAAAACCGCTCGGGGCTGGTGGTCGGTGCCGTGGTCACTCATGCTGACGGGCTGGGCGAGCGGGCCGCGGCGCTGGCGATGCTGGACACCTTGCCCGGCACGCACCCCAAAACCGTCGCCGCAGACAAGGCCTATGACACGCGGGACTTCATCGCCGCCTGCCGCCGGCGCCGCGTCACACCGCATGTGGCGAGCAACGACACGCGCATCGGCGGTAGTGCCATCGATGGGCGAACGAGCCGGCACGCCGGCTATGCTGTCAGCCAGACGATCCGAAAACGCATCGAGGAGCACTTCGGCTGGGGCAAGACCATCGGGCGCATCCGGCAGACACTGTATAGAGGCATCCGACGGGTCGATCAGCACTTCAAGCTGACCATGACGGCCAGCAACATCGTGCGAATGGCTCGAATGTTCACCCGAATACCGCAAGGGACAGTCCAATGAATCACCCAAGGCCACCGCGCCACGCTCCAGAATGCAATGGCGAGACGAAACAGCCCCTCGCGCGGCAATCGCAACCACTGGATGAGCTCGGATATGGCCAGCGCGGGCACGCTGGGGCGCAGCGCCGTGGACGCGCACGATGCCGGGACATGGCTGCCGCCAGAAACCCGGTAGTCCGTTCTGAACCATACGCAAGTCGTTGATGCAGGTTGAGATAGGGTGATGTGGCCGCATGGCCATCGGCCGGAGTTGCTCGAAGGACCGAACGGGTCGCGACGTGACGCCTCATTGCCCATTTGTTTGGCACCAGCGGCAAACTCAAGCCCGGCGCCACGTTTCTAAGTTGTTCAGGCATTTACCCACAGCCTAGACCACAGATTGCGTGGAGCAATTTACGCTGGCGAGGACTGCATGCCTGGGCTACGGGCAATGGCAGAGGGAAGGGGAGGCGCGGCACCTGGTCGCGCAGCGTCTGGTGGATGCGACGCCGCTGCTGGGGCGGCTCATGGTCGGGAGCCGGAATCTCAGGTGAAGGCGAATTGGACCTTGAAGATCACAGTGGCCGCTCCATGCTCCATCTGGGCGAGCCTGCACGCTTGGACGCAAGCCGGAATGTTGAATGAAAAAGAGCGTCATTCAAGCTGTGACACCCGGCCAACGCTGGCAGCATGTCACGATGAACAAAATCCAGTACGAGCGCATGGCCGCGCTGAAAGATTCGGCCAAAGCCCTGGTGTTGGCCCATGGCCAGACCCGGCGGGACGGCAAGGTCGCGTCAAAGCGCACCGTCGACAACACCCTGGAAGTCGCCGCCGCCGCGTGCGGCCGGCTCTGGGGGCTTGGCATGGAACTGCGCGACATTCGCGGCCTGGAGGACAGACACATTCGCGCCCTGATTCGAGACTGGTACAGCAGCGGCAAAGAGCCCAAGACGATCCAGAACGACGTCAGCCGCCTGCGCCAGATCTGCCGATGGATCGGCAAGCCGCATCTGATACCGGCCAGAGAAGGCGCGGCGCACTTCGTGCCCGAGGTGGATCCTCGGGTCTTCAGCGTCAACCCCATGGCGCAGCGAAGCAAGAGCTGGTCGGAGAACGGATTGAACGTCGCCCTGAAAATCCAACAAGCCGACGCCATCGACCGCCGGTTCGGCGCCATGCTGCGCCTGGGTCTGGCCTTCGGCCTGCGCAGGAAGGAACAGCTGAGAATCGTCCCGACGAAGGCCGACGCGGTTGTTCACCTGCTGATCAGGGACAACATCGGCAAGAGCGGGAAGGACAGGGATATTCCCATCGTTCACCCATTTCAAAGAGCGATGCTGGAGCACGCCAAGCGCGTCGCCGGGTTCGGTCGCCCATTGGGATGGCCTCGGCACACGTACGAGCAGAATCAAAAGCACTATTGGTACAACATGAGGAAATTGGGAGTGTCCGGGATGGACAGCGACTGCGTGGGCCATGGGCTGCGGGCCGAGTTTGCTGAAAACATGGCGATGCTCCAGGGTCTGTTGCCACCGACCCTGGGGGGAGCCGCCGATCAGATGGGCGAGGCACAGCGCAAGGCCATCCAGATGAAGGTGAGCGAGGCCATGGGGCACCACCGCATCAATGTGACCGGCGCGTACTACGGCAGCTTCCGGGTGCGGCAGGTACTGGAGCGCAAAGGGGAAGACTATCTGGAGTACAAGGGCTTCAAGGCTCGTGTGCTGACTGACATCGTGGCCGACCGTCTGAACGCAGTGATCGCGGGCGAGGGCCAGGACATCGAGTTCACCGCGCAAACCATTGCGGAACTGCGAGCGCAGCTCCACACAATTGTGGAGAAGATCATTTTTGAAAGAATGGGCAGCGCGGGAGCAAGTGGCGGCCGACCGGGCGTGGAATCGCCGCCCGATCAATAGGTCGGTACGAACGG is from bacterium and encodes:
- a CDS encoding IS5 family transposase gives rise to the protein SFFTEVMTLADKRQLLSKEHFSVDGTLIQAWASHKSFVPRDGGSDDANDGGPSGRNTQANWKGKPRSNDTHASTTDPDARLFRKSHHGATTMSYQGHVLMENRSGLVVGAVVTHADGLGERAAALAMLDTLPGTHPKTVAADKAYDTRDFIAACRRRRVTPHVASNDTRIGGSAIDGRTSRHAGYAVSQTIRKRIEEHFGWGKTIGRIRQTLYRGIRRVDQHFKLTMTASNIVRMARMFTRIPQGTVQ
- a CDS encoding integrase → MKKSVIQAVTPGQRWQHVTMNKIQYERMAALKDSAKALVLAHGQTRRDGKVASKRTVDNTLEVAAAACGRLWGLGMELRDIRGLEDRHIRALIRDWYSSGKEPKTIQNDVSRLRQICRWIGKPHLIPAREGAAHFVPEVDPRVFSVNPMAQRSKSWSENGLNVALKIQQADAIDRRFGAMLRLGLAFGLRRKEQLRIVPTKADAVVHLLIRDNIGKSGKDRDIPIVHPFQRAMLEHAKRVAGFGRPLGWPRHTYEQNQKHYWYNMRKLGVSGMDSDCVGHGLRAEFAENMAMLQGLLPPTLGGAADQMGEAQRKAIQMKVSEAMGHHRINVTGAYYGSFRVRQVLERKGEDYLEYKGFKARVLTDIVADRLNAVIAGEGQDIEFTAQTIAELRAQLHTIVEKIIFERMGSAGASGGRPGVESPPDQ